A region of the Haladaptatus sp. R4 genome:
CGTTGATGTCTCCGCTGTCGTTACGAAGCGAGATGACGTAGAACCGGAGGTCACGCTTGTCGGCATCTGTACCATGGTTTTCGATACCATTTTCTAACGCGAACATTGGGTGGTCATTGCCATCCCCGATTTCATTGTTTTGTAGCGCTGTCAGAACACTGTAAAGGGTATTCGCACGCCGTTCATCCATTTCGACGAAGTACGGGAGTGTGTACACACCCAATCCGTTTCGAGTAGTTCGGCATGCCTCGGCGAGTGACTCCCCTGACTGGAGAAGCAATGCTGCATTCGCCGAAACGGAATGATTTCTCCATGAGTTTGACCGCTTTAGTTCATCGAACTTTTCGGCATGTTGGACGGTGAAAAAGTTGAACGGATCATCCGTGGTTCCGAATACGTCGTCTTTTTCCCCAGTCACCATACATACGCCATTTCCGCGTGATGGCGGGTCACTGTCATCGAGATTCTTTCGAGCGAGCTTTTCTTCCTTGCGGGCCTTCATACCCGCATTGAGGACATGAATTTCGCCGGGGTAGTACCAGCGGATATCGCTATCGGCTGATTTTTCGGCCAAATTTTCAGAATTGAGTTGAAGTCGAACAGTTGTAACGAATTTCCCTTCGTTGGTGCACTTACGATGAACCTGTGATTCAATTCGGTTGAGGACATCTTTGTTACGACCAAGCGTCTGAAGTCTTTTGATAACCCATCCATCGGGGTGAGTATCAGCGACTTCGCCAATGGCGGGCTCTCGATCATCGGCATTTGTCCAGCGGTTGAGACGATCTGTGCAATATGTGACGACAGTATCAATATCTGCACCACTCTTCGAGCCACGATGGGTAATACTGTGGTCAATAGCCGCACCTGGCCAATAATTCGCGTATCCTAACAACGGAATTTTGTCTGGTGTAAAGGCCTCAACTCTAATGTTAACATCCTGAGGGAGGGGTTTATCACCAGTTAGATCTATTTCAACGGTTACTAGATATCGATCATCCTCACTGGGATTTCGGGTAGTGAAATCGTTGAGTTTGCCTGGTGTGAAGTAGAGATCGAACTCGGATTTACTACTGCCCTTGTCACCGGCTGCCTCTTCGAGGACGCCATACAGGGTCTGTATCCGACGGAGGGAAGTGATAGGTCCGTCAGGGAGATACTCAGTGAGCGTGTCGGAGTCCAACGTTGTCATCGGTTACTCCCACGAGCAGTCTCCGCTACCGCACGTCCTGCTGGAACGACTGCGTCTTCGTCGATGTTGACGAACCCGAGTCCGAGTGCGTTGCGTTCACCGATGCCGGTGTCCAGCGCGAGATTCAGATGTCGTCGATGGTGATCATCTCTGACTTCGTAGCCGAGTCGCCACTTACTCAAGATATACGTCATCTCAGTGCCCTGTGTGACGGTCACCGGGAGCGGGAACGTCTTGATCAACTCGTAGCTGTTGAACAGGTTCCCATCGCAGTCGCTCGGCCCGGGAAGGTCGGATGGACAGAACAAACCGTGTTTCCTGTCGAGGTTATTCACCAGCTGTGTCTTGAACGGTTTGACAGTATGTTCTCGACGCCAGAACGTGGGGTAGTCTCCTTTAGCCTCGATTCCGTACTCCTCACAGCGCTCTGGAGGAATACGAATGAGAACACCAGTACCGGTTTCAATGACTCCGCGAGTGCCTGGTTCGCCAACGTCCGGTGTGAGTGCTGAGATCTCTGTCACGCGAAACGGCATTTCGCCAATATTGAGCTCGCGGTTGTTATCCAGATCTGTAGCAATCGCTCCGAGCAAGTCGCGATCCGTTGCTGAAACGAGAAGCGTACGCTTGTCTCCTTCCTGCATATTACGAGGAGGGAATGGATTCGAATAACAGAATCCAGTAGGCTCCTGTTCATCGTGATGCTCGTCATATTCAGTTCCCTCAAGCGCTCGCCAGAGGCGGCCTCTGAGCTTATGGTGGTAGCAATTATCGTAGGTGGCGTCCGCTCGTGCGCGAAGCCGAGCTAATATCCGCATTTCGAGTCGCCACCTCCGCCAATTGTGCTCTTTACTGTCACGTACCAATATCTATAACTATGTTTCATAAATGTATGTATTCGTTGAGAAAGGACCAACGGAGGTTCTGCTGAAACAGTCCTAATTCAAATCCAGAAGAATCCATCTGTTTCAACTCAACAAAGGTACTTCTGAAACGTTGGCCGCATTCCAGGACTGCCCCCACCGATAGTTGCTTCAACCCAACAAGGGTACTTCTGAAACACGTGGCAACGCGGGGCGGTGAAATCGTCAAATCCGTGCTTCAACCCAACAAGGGTACTTCTGAAACTCACCGAGGATAGCTCGTCTTTCGAGTAGTCGAAATCGCTTCA
Encoded here:
- a CDS encoding TM1802 family CRISPR-associated protein — protein: MTTLDSDTLTEYLPDGPITSLRRIQTLYGVLEEAAGDKGSSKSEFDLYFTPGKLNDFTTRNPSEDDRYLVTVEIDLTGDKPLPQDVNIRVEAFTPDKIPLLGYANYWPGAAIDHSITHRGSKSGADIDTVVTYCTDRLNRWTNADDREPAIGEVADTHPDGWVIKRLQTLGRNKDVLNRIESQVHRKCTNEGKFVTTVRLQLNSENLAEKSADSDIRWYYPGEIHVLNAGMKARKEEKLARKNLDDSDPPSRGNGVCMVTGEKDDVFGTTDDPFNFFTVQHAEKFDELKRSNSWRNHSVSANAALLLQSGESLAEACRTTRNGLGVYTLPYFVEMDERRANTLYSVLTALQNNEIGDGNDHPMFALENGIENHGTDADKRDLRFYVISLRNDSGDINVIHEVPDVSLYHPREAAKAHEIVLDGSTAFGLAAGFEKVDGWEPITPNTTKSGVLNSIVSGRYAWGTMPLTAGDDGAMADDAPEWLTYQLLTGRSVPADRLFDAYVDRIEQERRENDEHSLPSRHIRTQFAQFEALARANRLETSNDQSTLTTFTDMDDELPSREEVAGDGNLSKLAARKYRLERFLDARGSLKNSERRTAFLLGVLTGMTSHHQRATRGMNRTVIDQYPPDQITLDRLVTVFPEISSKCHVYASEVSWAGDTLFPEVLDELTDTETDILEYPNDWTLPLREVRFFYALGVTYGQRADRQAHDLVEALGGTDDENTPNDTTVEETA
- the cas6 gene encoding CRISPR-associated endoribonuclease Cas6, which encodes MRILARLRARADATYDNCYHHKLRGRLWRALEGTEYDEHHDEQEPTGFCYSNPFPPRNMQEGDKRTLLVSATDRDLLGAIATDLDNNRELNIGEMPFRVTEISALTPDVGEPGTRGVIETGTGVLIRIPPERCEEYGIEAKGDYPTFWRREHTVKPFKTQLVNNLDRKHGLFCPSDLPGPSDCDGNLFNSYELIKTFPLPVTVTQGTEMTYILSKWRLGYEVRDDHHRRHLNLALDTGIGERNALGLGFVNIDEDAVVPAGRAVAETARGSNR